Proteins encoded in a region of the Streptomyces violaceoruber genome:
- a CDS encoding DUF397 domain-containing protein — protein sequence MRSRTALSNVEWRKSSYSGSNGGDCVEVAENRPTGTVPVRDSKNPAGPVVTLGAHAWQAFVDGLR from the coding sequence ATGCGGTCCCGCACAGCACTGAGCAATGTTGAGTGGCGCAAGTCCAGTTACAGCGGAAGCAACGGCGGCGACTGTGTCGAGGTCGCCGAGAACCGCCCTACCGGCACCGTCCCCGTGCGCGACAGCAAGAACCCGGCCGGTCCGGTCGTCACCCTCGGCGCACACGCTTGGCAGGCGTTCGTCGACGGCCTGCGTTAG
- a CDS encoding serine hydrolase domain-containing protein: MSLKSLASIENWPVPTAAAGVVRADGTVLGTHGPAAHRFPLASVTKPLAAYAALVAYEEGAIELDEPAGPPGATVRHLLAHTSGLAFDEHRVTAPPGDRRLYSNAGFEQLGDHIAKAADMPFAEYARQAVLEPLGMAHTSLEGSPAKDGVSTVGDLLRFAAEVQAPRLLDPRTVAESMTVQYPGTKGVLPGYGHQNPNDWGLGFEIRDGKSPHWTGSASSPRTFGHFGQSGTFLWIDPDTALACVALTDRAFGPWAVEAWPPFTDGVLAEARG; this comes from the coding sequence ATGTCCTTGAAGAGCCTCGCGTCGATCGAGAACTGGCCGGTCCCCACCGCCGCGGCGGGCGTCGTACGGGCCGACGGCACCGTCCTCGGCACCCACGGCCCGGCCGCGCACCGCTTCCCGCTCGCCTCGGTCACCAAGCCGCTGGCGGCCTACGCGGCGCTGGTGGCGTACGAGGAGGGCGCGATCGAGCTGGACGAGCCCGCCGGTCCGCCCGGGGCGACGGTCCGCCACCTGCTCGCGCACACCTCGGGCCTGGCCTTCGACGAGCACCGGGTGACGGCCCCGCCCGGGGACCGCCGGCTGTACTCCAACGCCGGTTTCGAGCAGCTCGGCGACCACATCGCGAAGGCGGCGGACATGCCGTTCGCCGAGTACGCGCGGCAGGCGGTGCTGGAGCCGCTGGGCATGGCGCACACCTCCCTCGAGGGCTCCCCGGCGAAGGACGGCGTGTCGACGGTCGGGGACCTGCTCCGCTTCGCCGCCGAGGTCCAGGCGCCGCGCCTGCTGGACCCGCGCACGGTCGCCGAGTCGATGACGGTCCAGTACCCGGGCACGAAGGGCGTGCTGCCGGGCTACGGCCACCAGAACCCCAACGACTGGGGCCTCGGCTTCGAGATCCGCGACGGCAAGTCCCCGCACTGGACGGGCTCCGCCTCCTCCCCGCGCACCTTCGGCCACTTCGGCCAGTCCGGCACGTTCCTGTGGATCGACCCGGACACCGCCCTGGCCTGCGTGGCCCTCACCGACCGCGCCTTCGGCCCCTGGGCGGTCGAGGCGTGGCCACCCTTCACCGACGGGGTGCTGGCGGAGGCACGGGGCTGA
- a CDS encoding DUF4429 domain-containing protein produces MGDVLAGFHAAWEFESDSVLIRYERGIRTPKLFQALGERRVPLEAIEGVTLTPGRRGTVVLRVEPRAGADPLIEAAAGQLKEGGDPYRLVLPADRETLAEYYADELRALLTESGRTERYLVAPPEAPLHFKAYDGKASFDGKAVSFRWSWTGASSAKWKAGDQSFPVADLGGVEWRSPEMFEGYLRLLPRDADASAAGAAAGAAPAVPQADQDPAAVVFGLGYGPVHESLPFAAAVLAAVRERGASAPVPIPVPAPRRDPADIAERIRHLGELHQQGLVTDEEFSSKKAELLAEL; encoded by the coding sequence ATGGGTGACGTACTGGCCGGATTTCATGCCGCCTGGGAGTTCGAGTCCGACTCCGTGCTCATCCGCTACGAACGGGGGATTCGAACACCCAAGCTGTTCCAGGCCCTGGGGGAACGCCGGGTGCCCCTGGAGGCCATCGAGGGTGTGACGCTCACGCCCGGCAGGCGCGGCACCGTCGTGCTGCGCGTCGAACCGCGCGCGGGCGCCGATCCCCTGATCGAGGCGGCGGCCGGACAGCTGAAGGAGGGCGGCGACCCCTACCGGCTGGTGCTGCCCGCCGACCGGGAGACGCTCGCGGAGTACTACGCCGACGAGCTGCGGGCGCTGCTGACCGAGTCCGGCAGGACCGAGCGCTACCTGGTCGCCCCGCCCGAGGCACCGCTGCACTTCAAGGCCTACGACGGGAAGGCGTCCTTCGACGGGAAGGCCGTGTCCTTCCGGTGGTCCTGGACGGGCGCGTCGTCGGCGAAGTGGAAGGCCGGCGACCAGAGCTTCCCGGTCGCCGACCTGGGCGGGGTGGAGTGGCGCTCCCCCGAGATGTTCGAGGGGTACCTGCGGCTGCTGCCGCGCGACGCCGACGCGTCGGCCGCCGGTGCGGCCGCGGGGGCCGCGCCGGCCGTCCCCCAGGCCGACCAGGATCCGGCGGCGGTCGTGTTCGGGCTGGGGTACGGGCCGGTGCACGAGTCGCTGCCGTTCGCGGCGGCGGTGCTGGCGGCGGTGCGGGAACGGGGCGCGAGCGCCCCGGTGCCGATTCCCGTGCCGGCGCCTCGGCGGGACCCGGCCGACATCGCCGAGCGGATCCGGCACCTGGGGGAGCTGCATCAGCAGGGGCTGGTGACGGACGAGGAGTTCTCGTCGAAGAAGGCGGAGTTGCTGGCGGAGCTTTGA
- a CDS encoding RICIN domain-containing protein — protein MRLRRPRRPSDGPPGRSGARRLRVASAPLIPLTVIGAVVAGLIGPEPPSDGPLPGTSAVADSYDGFDADAAEQLRQDQCLMAGALRLGGPEMGGIAQTALNQTPEQLHVAADQEYWNDTPLALAYVKDRELIDQESATLDPRVQAWQDTLSGLSTPGGFKSVTDFSWPPGSGGGADFFDQVGYSTWLGEQWWKEEARFYEDPSAKADEATVKAVTDLGTPLYGDAVYDPSMSSEEWALAVEQEHAFDELLTGDLFSGMREDDARMFLSVGGFPSSAPEPGSLAFRLAVEDLKTRFAACTWTNPVDPGKVLGQEVATASVEWQREVAEQAIPRNQIIDANRDATKALATGAKALGEMLGQSWTADHLARWQDYWSPGGAGWIGDSPMIVHIHAASDKCLEVAGNSKADGAVVQMYTCNGGANQKWRVDGDSLVNVNSGKCLDVNRDGTADGTRIQQWTCKQNGAQGWEFTPNRTTQLRNTGSGKCLDLHTYANSQDAWLWQCNGTDPQKFDIVASGHNGTDALDYPTSGQFTQATKGITNARAKAAEQLGVIRRQAQIAGMAAADSEESLNTAYGIADSMGAPRGRALLVGQQKDQVTKASSAALNAMIKAGETALSATKASAGDSASIAARAVTQAAGTQAAFRTAAARAAKEQAKAAADAAAVQASNAKAARDTAKAKLTETQNAEADAKAAAATAHAKRLAAEKEEATAKAEKETAAQKQAEAAEHKTKAQQRATEAKDAKERAETADTTATEKRKGAEAARDKAKALRDDAWDAEQKANAARAKADAKEAYAQASASEDNAQEARKAANDADAAADDAETAAVAARSEADKATKAAADADAAATRAEAAAKRSRADSDAAQAAKLTADAAVRTATSAAADAIKASKTAATAARTAVELADDAEQHAADAKKEADAAKAEAVTALAGANESTGYAYTTAQAAVDAGNSAAQVAAPANDAIQLGSPYVTTDSAAGLAVLTGQSSKTIAEQQQAVAEAHAQNAEESAAQAQSVANAASGDSKAAYTLAAEALGYAADARNSAKEALGYSAEAASYATQAAQSLTRTIAYDTQATKDAAAADSAAGRAEGHAEDARDSADAAALDAEAARSAADTAEQAAEDARDAADHAATEAAAAEEAAKDAQKYAESAQQAAEQAEKEANAEQIDKGTVVDQTGAPIGDVFYVVDHIEKIGEPEVVKQSDGCEGWIDELFYNGDCTLTTKLRYKEVFDLYLCTAEDLDASQYMCPSGATLYLGEYTSDELSTEVTHTITIAEYQKGVDPVDILFGSWIKCAQKIAPGGASGSWGGCAWAGVDVASLFAGKIIRPIADAVKAVDAAARTGIGFADAYKALRTLGLPTDAAFRIGVKGLDGFVKTCTRTRGKLTARASTAVGGCPVGLVAYNSEEMSHWAYRYRTESEYFEGDHNVAVAKVPGWNDPRTGDFIIANSKFSGHSETEILGKLEAKGFTPGQITALYTERQPCPACASVLTGSLKEGTPVTWSVPYHPDYAKESRSLLDSYVRQANGQQRARPTTTQRLTEGNEAHD, from the coding sequence GTGCGTCTCAGACGCCCCCGCAGACCATCTGACGGCCCGCCCGGCAGATCCGGTGCCCGACGACTGCGTGTCGCCTCCGCGCCCCTCATACCCCTAACGGTGATCGGCGCCGTGGTCGCCGGACTCATCGGCCCCGAACCCCCTTCCGACGGCCCTCTGCCCGGCACCAGTGCCGTCGCCGACAGCTACGACGGTTTCGACGCCGACGCCGCCGAGCAACTGCGGCAGGACCAGTGCCTGATGGCCGGTGCGCTGCGGCTCGGCGGTCCGGAAATGGGCGGCATCGCCCAGACAGCCCTGAACCAGACTCCCGAACAACTGCACGTCGCAGCAGACCAGGAGTATTGGAACGACACCCCCCTGGCGTTGGCCTATGTCAAGGACAGGGAGCTCATCGACCAGGAGAGCGCGACGCTGGACCCGCGCGTGCAGGCCTGGCAGGACACGCTGTCCGGTCTCTCGACTCCGGGCGGCTTCAAATCCGTGACCGACTTCAGTTGGCCGCCCGGCTCCGGCGGCGGTGCTGACTTCTTCGACCAAGTCGGCTACTCGACATGGCTCGGAGAGCAGTGGTGGAAGGAGGAGGCCCGCTTCTACGAGGATCCCTCCGCCAAGGCCGACGAAGCGACCGTCAAGGCGGTCACGGACCTGGGCACCCCGCTCTACGGCGACGCCGTGTACGACCCCTCGATGTCGTCGGAGGAGTGGGCACTGGCCGTCGAGCAGGAACATGCCTTCGACGAACTGCTCACCGGTGACCTCTTCTCCGGCATGCGCGAGGACGACGCCCGGATGTTCCTGTCCGTCGGCGGTTTCCCCAGTTCCGCTCCGGAGCCCGGAAGTCTGGCGTTCCGTCTGGCTGTCGAGGACTTGAAGACACGGTTCGCGGCCTGCACGTGGACCAATCCGGTCGACCCCGGCAAGGTCCTCGGCCAGGAAGTGGCGACGGCATCGGTGGAGTGGCAGCGGGAGGTCGCCGAGCAGGCCATTCCGCGCAACCAGATCATCGACGCCAACCGGGACGCGACGAAGGCGTTGGCCACGGGCGCGAAGGCGCTGGGCGAGATGCTGGGCCAGTCCTGGACTGCCGACCACCTCGCGCGCTGGCAGGACTACTGGTCGCCGGGTGGAGCGGGCTGGATCGGGGACAGCCCGATGATCGTCCACATCCACGCCGCCTCCGACAAATGCCTGGAGGTCGCGGGCAACTCGAAGGCCGACGGCGCCGTGGTGCAGATGTACACCTGCAACGGCGGCGCCAACCAGAAGTGGCGGGTCGACGGCGACTCGCTGGTGAATGTCAACTCCGGCAAGTGCCTGGACGTGAACCGCGACGGGACGGCCGACGGCACCCGCATCCAGCAGTGGACGTGCAAGCAGAACGGTGCCCAGGGGTGGGAGTTCACCCCCAACCGCACCACCCAGCTGCGGAACACGGGCAGCGGCAAGTGCCTGGATCTGCACACCTACGCCAACAGCCAGGACGCGTGGCTGTGGCAGTGCAACGGCACCGACCCACAGAAATTCGACATCGTGGCGTCCGGGCACAATGGGACGGACGCTCTGGACTACCCGACATCCGGTCAGTTCACCCAAGCGACCAAGGGCATCACGAACGCCCGTGCCAAGGCCGCCGAGCAGCTTGGCGTGATCAGGCGGCAGGCCCAGATCGCGGGCATGGCGGCAGCGGACTCCGAGGAGTCCCTGAACACCGCTTACGGCATCGCCGACAGCATGGGAGCGCCCCGGGGCCGGGCTCTGCTCGTCGGCCAGCAGAAGGACCAGGTCACCAAGGCGTCCTCCGCCGCGCTGAACGCGATGATCAAGGCCGGTGAAACGGCGTTGTCCGCCACCAAGGCCTCCGCCGGTGACAGCGCGTCGATCGCCGCACGGGCAGTGACGCAGGCGGCCGGTACGCAGGCTGCCTTCCGTACCGCCGCCGCCCGGGCGGCCAAGGAACAGGCGAAGGCCGCAGCCGACGCCGCAGCCGTCCAGGCGAGCAACGCCAAGGCCGCCCGCGACACCGCGAAGGCCAAACTCACCGAGACGCAGAACGCCGAAGCCGACGCGAAGGCCGCCGCGGCCACGGCCCACGCCAAGCGACTCGCCGCGGAGAAAGAGGAGGCCACCGCCAAGGCCGAGAAGGAGACCGCGGCACAGAAGCAGGCCGAGGCCGCGGAGCACAAAACCAAGGCCCAGCAACGCGCGACCGAGGCCAAGGACGCCAAGGAACGGGCGGAGACCGCCGACACCACGGCCACCGAGAAGCGCAAGGGCGCGGAGGCCGCCCGCGACAAGGCCAAAGCCCTGCGCGACGACGCCTGGGACGCCGAGCAGAAGGCGAACGCCGCCCGGGCCAAGGCCGATGCCAAGGAGGCCTATGCCCAGGCGTCCGCGTCCGAGGACAATGCGCAGGAGGCCCGGAAGGCGGCCAACGACGCCGACGCGGCCGCCGACGACGCGGAGACGGCGGCCGTCGCCGCACGTTCCGAGGCGGACAAGGCGACCAAGGCAGCAGCCGATGCCGACGCGGCGGCCACTCGGGCGGAGGCCGCGGCGAAGCGGTCCCGGGCCGACTCCGACGCCGCCCAGGCCGCCAAGCTGACGGCGGACGCCGCGGTGAGGACCGCGACCAGTGCGGCGGCGGATGCCATCAAGGCGTCCAAGACCGCCGCGACGGCGGCCCGTACGGCGGTGGAGTTGGCCGACGACGCCGAGCAGCACGCCGCCGACGCCAAGAAGGAGGCGGACGCGGCCAAGGCCGAGGCGGTCACCGCGCTCGCCGGTGCCAACGAGTCCACGGGCTACGCCTACACCACCGCGCAGGCCGCGGTGGATGCCGGCAACTCGGCCGCGCAGGTAGCCGCACCGGCCAACGACGCCATCCAGCTCGGATCGCCGTATGTCACCACCGACTCGGCCGCCGGACTCGCCGTACTGACCGGACAGTCGTCGAAGACGATCGCCGAACAGCAGCAGGCCGTCGCTGAGGCGCACGCGCAGAACGCGGAGGAGTCGGCCGCCCAGGCACAGAGCGTGGCCAACGCGGCGAGCGGTGACTCCAAGGCCGCCTACACACTGGCCGCCGAAGCCCTCGGCTACGCGGCGGACGCGCGCAACTCTGCCAAGGAAGCCTTGGGGTACTCGGCAGAAGCAGCCTCGTACGCGACCCAGGCCGCACAGTCACTCACCCGCACCATCGCCTACGACACCCAGGCCACCAAGGACGCGGCAGCGGCCGACAGCGCGGCCGGCCGGGCCGAGGGCCACGCGGAGGACGCCCGCGACTCCGCCGATGCCGCAGCCCTGGACGCCGAGGCCGCCCGCAGTGCTGCGGACACGGCGGAACAGGCGGCCGAGGACGCCCGGGACGCCGCCGACCACGCCGCCACCGAGGCCGCGGCGGCGGAGGAGGCCGCCAAGGACGCCCAGAAGTACGCCGAATCGGCTCAACAGGCGGCCGAGCAGGCCGAGAAGGAGGCAAACGCCGAACAGATCGACAAGGGAACGGTGGTCGACCAGACCGGAGCTCCCATCGGCGACGTGTTCTACGTGGTCGACCACATCGAGAAGATCGGCGAACCGGAGGTCGTGAAGCAGTCGGACGGCTGCGAGGGCTGGATCGACGAGCTCTTCTACAACGGCGACTGCACCCTCACCACGAAGCTCCGCTACAAGGAGGTGTTCGACCTCTACCTGTGCACGGCGGAGGATCTGGACGCCTCGCAGTACATGTGCCCCTCCGGCGCGACGCTCTACCTCGGTGAGTACACCTCCGACGAACTGTCCACCGAGGTCACCCACACCATCACGATCGCCGAGTACCAGAAGGGCGTCGACCCGGTCGACATCCTCTTCGGCAGCTGGATCAAGTGCGCCCAGAAGATCGCCCCGGGCGGCGCGAGCGGCAGTTGGGGCGGCTGCGCCTGGGCGGGCGTAGACGTCGCGAGCCTGTTCGCAGGCAAAATTATCCGGCCCATCGCGGACGCAGTCAAAGCAGTCGACGCCGCCGCACGAACCGGCATCGGCTTCGCCGACGCCTACAAGGCCCTTCGCACCCTCGGTCTCCCTACAGACGCCGCGTTCCGCATCGGGGTCAAGGGACTCGACGGTTTCGTCAAAACCTGTACCAGGACACGTGGGAAACTGACCGCACGGGCTTCCACAGCCGTCGGCGGTTGCCCCGTGGGGTTGGTCGCTTACAACAGTGAAGAGATGAGCCACTGGGCATACCGGTACCGGACGGAATCCGAGTATTTCGAAGGCGATCACAACGTCGCCGTCGCCAAGGTGCCGGGCTGGAACGACCCCAGGACAGGCGACTTCATCATCGCCAACAGCAAATTTTCCGGTCATTCCGAAACCGAGATCCTCGGCAAGTTGGAAGCGAAGGGTTTCACACCCGGCCAGATCACGGCCCTGTACACGGAGCGGCAGCCCTGTCCCGCCTGCGCTTCCGTCCTGACCGGCTCCCTGAAGGAGGGGACCCCGGTAACCTGGTCGGTCCCCTACCACCCCGACTACGCGAAGGAGTCGAGAAGTCTGCTGGACTCGTACGTCAGGCAAGCCAACGGGCAGCAAAGGGCGCGACCGACAACGACCCAACGACTCACCGAGGGGAACGAGGCGCATGACTGA
- a CDS encoding aldo/keto reductase yields the protein MTDSRIPTARLGTDGPEVGAQGLGCMGMSFAYGPTDTEASRATLERALELGVTLYDTADAYGAGENERFLAPFFKAHRDEVVVATKFALSIPPDDPTKRIIRNDAPYIREAVEASLRRLDLDVIDLYYMHRRDVNVPIEETVAVMADLVREGKVKQLGLSEVTGDELRAAQTVHPIAAVQSEWSLFSRDIEAGVVPAARELGVTLVPYSPLGRGFLTGSFANAEQDLTDGDFRRQQPRFTGDNAAVNAALLTPVRAVAEAHDATLGQIALAWVQQRAQVHGLPVIPIPGTRKPARVEENTAATRLVLTEAELSLLEPIAEKVAGDRYADMTFASAGRE from the coding sequence ATGACCGACAGCAGGATCCCGACGGCCCGGCTCGGCACGGACGGCCCGGAGGTCGGCGCCCAGGGCCTGGGCTGCATGGGCATGAGCTTCGCCTACGGCCCCACGGACACCGAGGCCTCCCGCGCCACCCTGGAGCGGGCGCTGGAGCTGGGCGTGACGCTCTACGACACCGCGGACGCGTACGGCGCCGGCGAGAACGAGCGGTTCCTCGCACCGTTCTTCAAGGCCCACCGCGACGAGGTCGTCGTCGCGACCAAGTTCGCCCTGTCCATCCCGCCGGACGACCCGACCAAGCGGATCATCCGCAACGACGCGCCCTACATCCGGGAGGCCGTCGAGGCGAGCCTGCGCCGTCTGGACCTCGACGTGATCGACCTCTACTACATGCACCGGCGGGACGTGAACGTGCCGATCGAGGAGACCGTCGCCGTCATGGCCGACCTGGTCCGCGAGGGGAAGGTCAAGCAGCTCGGGCTGAGCGAGGTGACGGGGGACGAGCTGCGGGCCGCGCAGACGGTGCACCCCATCGCCGCGGTGCAGTCGGAGTGGTCGCTGTTCAGCCGGGACATCGAGGCGGGCGTGGTACCGGCCGCCCGCGAACTGGGCGTGACCCTCGTCCCGTACTCCCCGCTCGGCCGGGGCTTCCTCACCGGTTCCTTCGCCAACGCCGAACAGGACCTCACCGACGGTGACTTCCGCCGTCAGCAGCCCCGGTTCACCGGCGACAACGCGGCGGTCAACGCGGCCCTTCTCACCCCGGTCCGGGCGGTCGCCGAGGCCCACGACGCCACCCTCGGCCAGATCGCCCTGGCCTGGGTCCAGCAGCGGGCCCAGGTCCACGGCCTGCCGGTGATCCCGATCCCGGGCACCCGCAAGCCGGCCCGGGTGGAGGAGAACACGGCGGCGACCCGGCTCGTCCTGACGGAGGCCGAGCTGTCCCTGCTGGAGCCGATCGCGGAGAAGGTCGCGGGGGACCGCTACGCGGACATGACGTTCGCTTCCGCCGGACGGGAGTAG
- a CDS encoding helix-turn-helix domain-containing protein, with protein sequence MANIQSLDPTASPLDYYGWELRRQREAHGLRQGQLGDIIFCTGSLVGQIETTKKVPTRDFSERVDAALGTDGLFSRLIGLVLRSQLPTWFQPYAEMEAKAAYISTYQAQLVYGLLQTEEYARAVLGVEGGNVDEMVAARLERQRILQRDQPPALWVILDEAALLREIGGPEVMRDQLAHLLGFAAAPWVQIQVLPLAVGQHAAMMGTFNLLRFDTDPDLFYMDGYDRGHMTASPDVIKERSFGYARLQASALSPEDSARLITRVMEERYAVPHSTEQC encoded by the coding sequence GTGGCCAACATCCAGTCCCTCGACCCGACCGCCTCCCCACTCGACTACTACGGCTGGGAGCTGCGCCGCCAGCGCGAGGCCCACGGCCTCAGGCAGGGCCAGCTCGGCGACATCATCTTCTGCACCGGCTCCTTGGTCGGCCAGATCGAGACCACGAAGAAGGTCCCGACGCGGGACTTCTCCGAGCGGGTGGACGCCGCGCTGGGCACGGACGGCTTGTTCTCGCGGTTGATCGGCCTGGTGCTGCGCAGCCAACTTCCCACGTGGTTCCAGCCGTACGCGGAGATGGAGGCGAAGGCGGCGTACATCTCGACGTACCAGGCGCAGTTGGTCTACGGGCTGCTGCAGACGGAGGAGTACGCGCGGGCGGTGTTGGGCGTCGAGGGCGGCAACGTGGACGAGATGGTCGCCGCCCGGCTGGAACGCCAGCGCATCCTCCAGCGAGACCAGCCTCCCGCACTGTGGGTCATCCTGGACGAGGCGGCACTGCTGCGCGAGATCGGTGGGCCGGAGGTCATGCGCGACCAGCTCGCCCACTTGCTGGGGTTCGCGGCTGCCCCCTGGGTTCAGATCCAGGTTCTTCCCCTTGCCGTGGGCCAACACGCGGCCATGATGGGTACGTTCAATCTGCTGAGGTTCGACACCGACCCCGATCTCTTCTACATGGACGGCTACGACCGTGGGCACATGACCGCCAGTCCGGACGTGATCAAGGAACGCTCATTCGGCTACGCTCGACTGCAAGCCTCAGCCCTCTCCCCCGAGGACTCGGCGAGACTGATCACCCGCGTGATGGAGGAACGCTATGCGGTCCCGCACAGCACTGAGCAATGTTGA
- a CDS encoding MerR family transcriptional regulator, with amino-acid sequence MTVMQTTAGTLVPNATSDATGTDVCSAPPPRHPRPDGQDSYTISEVVAFTGLTAHTLRWYERIGLMSHIDRSHTGQRRYSNRDLDWLGFVGKLRMTGMPVADMVRYAEMVREGESTYLDRRELLESTRRDVLTRIAELQDTVAVLDRKISFYGDAGRAREGEGNR; translated from the coding sequence ATGACGGTGATGCAGACCACGGCCGGGACCCTCGTGCCGAACGCCACCAGTGACGCCACCGGAACGGACGTCTGTTCCGCCCCGCCCCCGCGCCACCCGCGCCCCGACGGGCAGGACAGCTACACCATCAGCGAGGTCGTCGCGTTCACCGGCCTGACGGCCCACACGCTGCGCTGGTACGAGCGGATCGGCCTGATGTCGCACATCGACCGCTCGCATACCGGGCAGCGCCGCTACAGCAACCGCGACCTGGACTGGCTCGGCTTCGTCGGCAAGCTGCGGATGACCGGCATGCCGGTCGCCGACATGGTGCGGTACGCCGAGATGGTGCGTGAGGGCGAGAGCACCTACCTCGACCGGCGGGAGCTGCTGGAGTCCACCCGGCGCGACGTGCTGACGCGGATTGCCGAGCTCCAGGACACCGTCGCCGTACTCGACCGCAAGATCAGTTTCTACGGGGACGCCGGCCGTGCCCGTGAAGGGGAGGGGAACCGATGA
- a CDS encoding GNAT family N-acetyltransferase, with product MSLVRRAVAEDAEEVLRLRQVMIASVSPDAPTDWQAGSLPGLRSRLADPGGDFAAFVVDHPDRPDALAALVVGTLEYRIGGPNRPGGLLGYVFSVATDPDARRRGYARACMDELLAWFRERGAGHVMLTASPDAEPLYASMGFTRDATPSMRLYL from the coding sequence ATGAGTCTCGTACGCCGTGCCGTGGCCGAGGACGCGGAGGAAGTGCTCCGCCTCCGACAGGTGATGATCGCTTCCGTGAGCCCCGACGCTCCCACCGACTGGCAGGCGGGATCACTGCCCGGCCTGCGGTCGAGACTGGCCGATCCGGGCGGGGACTTCGCGGCGTTCGTGGTCGACCACCCGGACCGGCCGGACGCGCTGGCGGCGCTGGTGGTGGGGACGCTGGAGTACCGGATCGGCGGTCCTAACAGGCCGGGCGGGCTGCTCGGGTACGTCTTCAGCGTCGCCACCGACCCGGACGCCCGGCGCCGCGGGTACGCGCGGGCGTGCATGGACGAGTTGCTGGCGTGGTTCCGCGAGCGCGGCGCGGGGCACGTCATGCTGACGGCCTCCCCCGACGCCGAACCCCTCTACGCGTCGATGGGCTTCACCCGCGACGCGACCCCCTCGATGCGGCTGTACCTCTGA
- a CDS encoding alpha/beta hydrolase family protein has translation MTSFDTSPQLNVWRVLLALAVVFVMLATTGWTALRDQRGPTALEASVTAWEHGRIDGRRLPDARATPARLARFFASLTAWQRTSLAHRYPLAVGNMNGAPVQLRYLANRSALEKARSVERERTHDKRLSPAGQREADRRMHNYEALLAPGRHILAFDPAGSGRVAEVFGNLDRAERVSVVVPGVDTELLTFQRTDRKRYAAPVGMAKSLYAAERAASPGTGTAVIAWADYTSPSGLGMEAATANRAAHGAVRLNALLRALPGRSPVSLFCHSYGSVVCGLAADTLPSRVTDIAVAGSPGMRAENAARLDTSARVWAMRDADDWIQDVPYLEVGGLGHGADPVSAGFGARVLSARDAQGHSGYFVPGTDSLRNFAGIGVGAYRTVACAGEDDTCRAGLSAATAAGRA, from the coding sequence GTGACTTCCTTCGACACCTCCCCGCAGCTGAACGTCTGGCGCGTACTGCTCGCCCTGGCCGTGGTGTTCGTGATGCTGGCGACCACCGGCTGGACCGCCCTGCGCGACCAGCGGGGCCCCACCGCCCTCGAAGCGTCCGTCACGGCCTGGGAGCACGGCCGGATCGACGGACGGCGGCTGCCCGACGCCCGGGCGACGCCCGCCCGGCTGGCCCGCTTCTTCGCCTCGCTCACCGCATGGCAGCGCACCAGCCTGGCCCACCGTTATCCGCTGGCCGTCGGCAACATGAACGGCGCCCCCGTCCAGCTGCGCTACCTCGCCAACCGCTCCGCGCTGGAGAAGGCGCGGTCGGTGGAGCGGGAGCGCACGCACGACAAGCGGCTGTCCCCGGCCGGGCAGCGCGAGGCCGACAGACGGATGCACAACTACGAGGCGCTGCTCGCCCCCGGCCGGCACATCCTCGCCTTCGACCCGGCGGGCTCGGGCCGGGTCGCCGAGGTCTTCGGAAACCTGGACCGCGCCGAGCGCGTGTCCGTCGTCGTGCCCGGCGTGGACACCGAACTGCTCACCTTCCAGCGCACCGACCGCAAGAGGTACGCGGCGCCCGTCGGCATGGCGAAGTCGCTGTACGCGGCCGAGCGCGCGGCGAGCCCCGGCACCGGCACGGCCGTGATCGCCTGGGCCGACTACACCTCGCCCAGCGGCCTCGGCATGGAGGCGGCCACCGCGAACCGCGCCGCGCACGGGGCCGTACGGCTGAACGCGCTGCTGCGGGCGCTGCCCGGCAGGTCCCCGGTCTCCCTCTTCTGCCACAGCTACGGCTCGGTGGTGTGCGGCCTCGCCGCCGACACGCTCCCCTCGCGGGTGACCGACATAGCGGTGGCCGGCAGTCCCGGCATGCGCGCCGAGAACGCCGCCCGCCTGGACACCTCCGCCCGCGTGTGGGCGATGCGGGACGCCGACGACTGGATCCAGGACGTGCCGTACCTGGAGGTCGGCGGCCTCGGGCACGGCGCCGATCCGGTGTCCGCCGGGTTCGGGGCGCGAGTGCTGTCCGCGCGGGACGCCCAGGGCCACAGCGGCTACTTCGTGCCGGGCACGGACAGCCTGCGGAACTTCGCGGGGATCGGTGTTGGCGCATACCGCACGGTCGCCTGCGCCGGCGAAGACGACACATGCCGGGCGGGTTTGTCCGCGGCGACGGCGGCCGGACGCGCGTAG